One Alkaliphilus sp. B6464 genomic window carries:
- a CDS encoding CsxC family protein codes for MDNREVFINNKDVEIIIKSKNAEDCHSKFENTIAHKKPESKTSCVEVKAETLGDCDNNPVRLNPITAGVVAKIPVVLAELTVRFNVNAKIDLPEPAIEIKRIKKKVKVVQCMLIQGTDILFIKGFVRKNIEFATKECSHHHGMCGDIRHCTVDVPFECTTVVKFNGTRPAPLVTNTSDEFEFFTSKELSNDFAEKDRLLSGDLSEFNQISTEFFNELTFCELISAKVVEFDEFLHRERPKHADLPVGEKLFTKIEEKMVIAITLKLLQNRQVAIGPTRRECPTEQECHRPC; via the coding sequence TTGGATAATAGAGAAGTTTTCATAAATAACAAAGATGTTGAGATTATTATTAAGAGCAAAAATGCAGAAGACTGCCATAGTAAATTTGAAAATACTATAGCACATAAAAAACCTGAAAGTAAGACATCTTGCGTTGAAGTTAAAGCTGAAACTCTAGGAGATTGTGACAATAATCCAGTAAGATTAAACCCAATTACAGCAGGTGTTGTAGCAAAAATACCAGTAGTTTTAGCTGAGTTAACAGTTCGGTTCAATGTTAATGCAAAAATTGATCTACCTGAGCCGGCTATTGAAATTAAAAGGATTAAGAAAAAGGTAAAAGTAGTTCAATGTATGCTTATACAAGGTACTGATATTTTATTTATTAAAGGATTTGTTCGTAAAAACATTGAATTTGCTACAAAAGAATGCTCACATCATCACGGAATGTGCGGAGACATTCGTCATTGCACAGTAGATGTTCCTTTTGAATGTACAACTGTTGTTAAATTTAATGGTACACGTCCAGCACCTCTTGTTACTAATACATCAGATGAGTTTGAATTTTTTACATCAAAAGAATTATCAAATGATTTTGCTGAAAAAGATAGACTATTATCAGGAGATCTATCAGAATTTAATCAAATCAGCACAGAATTCTTTAATGAACTAACATTTTGTGAATTAATAAGTGCTAAAGTTGTTGAATTCGATGAGTTTTTACATCGTGAACGTCCAAAGCATGCAGATTTACCTGTAGGAGAAAAACTATTCACAAAAATTGAAGAAAAAATGGTTATAGCTATTACGCTTAAGCTTTTACAAAATAGACAGGTTGCAATTGGTCCAACTCGTAGAGAGTGCCCAACAGAGCAAGAATGTCATAGACCTTGCTAA
- a CDS encoding nucleoside recognition domain-containing protein, with protein MINVIWFLMIAVGVIVGAVNGNILAVTDAAINSAKTAVEISIGLIGVMALWLGIMKIAEESGLVKSLAKALRFIMVPLFPDVPEDHPAMGAMIMNIAANILGLGNAATPLGLKAMQELQELNPTDDTATDAMVTFLAINTSSVTLIPASVIAIRAAAGSANATEIIGPTIVATTASTVVALIAVKLLQKLPVFQMKLQNQKLNN; from the coding sequence ATGATCAACGTCATTTGGTTCTTGATGATTGCTGTAGGGGTAATTGTGGGCGCTGTTAATGGTAATATTCTTGCCGTAACAGATGCAGCCATTAATAGTGCAAAAACTGCAGTAGAAATCTCTATTGGACTAATAGGTGTAATGGCATTGTGGCTTGGAATAATGAAAATTGCGGAGGAATCAGGTCTGGTTAAATCATTAGCTAAAGCATTAAGATTTATAATGGTTCCGCTTTTCCCAGATGTACCAGAGGATCATCCTGCAATGGGAGCAATGATTATGAATATAGCCGCTAATATATTAGGGCTAGGAAATGCTGCTACACCACTCGGATTAAAAGCGATGCAGGAGCTTCAAGAACTTAATCCCACCGATGATACAGCTACCGATGCAATGGTTACTTTTTTAGCTATTAATACTTCCTCCGTTACACTGATACCTGCATCTGTTATAGCTATTCGTGCAGCAGCAGGATCTGCTAATGCAACAGAAATTATTGGGCCTACTATTGTAGCCACAACTGCTTCTACTGTGGTAGCACTTATAGCAGTAAAGCTACTACAAAAGTTACCAGTTTTTCAAATGAAACTTCAAAATCAAAAACTAAATAATTAG
- a CDS encoding spore maturation protein produces MLKFIQIISDFAIPFILLAIPAYGFFKKIKVYEVFTDGAKEGFQTAVRIIPYLVAMLVAIGVFRASGAMDILTSILKPVTELIGMPSETLPMAFMRPLSGGGATGIMTDLITTHGPDSLIGRIASVMMGSTETTFYVIAVYFGAVSIKKTRHALPAGLIADVVGLLTAVIITTLIF; encoded by the coding sequence ATGCTAAAGTTTATTCAAATAATTTCTGATTTTGCAATTCCATTTATTTTATTAGCTATACCTGCCTATGGATTTTTTAAGAAGATAAAGGTATATGAAGTATTTACCGATGGAGCTAAAGAAGGCTTTCAAACTGCTGTTAGAATAATTCCATATTTAGTTGCAATGCTGGTAGCTATTGGGGTTTTTAGAGCATCAGGGGCTATGGATATACTTACATCAATATTAAAGCCAGTTACAGAATTAATTGGTATGCCATCGGAAACACTACCTATGGCATTCATGAGACCACTGTCAGGAGGTGGGGCTACTGGTATAATGACTGATTTAATTACAACACATGGACCAGATTCTTTAATAGGTCGCATAGCTTCTGTTATGATGGGATCTACAGAAACAACATTTTATGTAATAGCAGTTTATTTCGGAGCTGTATCTATTAAAAAAACAAGACATGCATTACCAGCAGGGTTAATAGCGGACGTTGTAGGATTATTGACAGCGGTAATTATAACTACATTAATATTTTGA
- a CDS encoding APC family permease — MSQQNLKKSITFSQAISIVVGVIIGSGIFLKTGSVFQNAGSPYLGVIAWFVGGIITLTSALTIAEISSAIPETGGIYTYLKVLYGDVWAFLLGWVQTIIAYPASAAALAIAFSTFTTFFVPLTDIQQKLLAIFILIFVVIMNVIATKFGGMIQLISTIGKLIPLVVIIVFGLIKGTANDFSFIGTTTAPSLGFGAALLGTLWAYDGWAGVTTIAGELKNPSKELPRAIILGVSSVIGIYVIFNLALLKVLPMDEIIQSSKPASDAATILFGQGGATFVTIGILVSVFGALNGYILTGARVPLAMGERGQLPFSNFLKQIHPKLNTPANSLITISFLAVLYILSGSFNTLTDLTIFILWIFFVMTVCGIFILRRRKNIPNAGYKVPLFPIVPLIGILGGSYILYSTLISSPVNSLIGIGIALLGLPFYFYLKTKK, encoded by the coding sequence TTGTCTCAGCAAAACTTGAAAAAATCAATCACATTTTCACAAGCTATCTCTATTGTTGTAGGAGTCATAATAGGTTCTGGTATTTTCCTAAAAACAGGGTCTGTATTTCAGAATGCAGGATCACCTTATCTTGGCGTTATCGCTTGGTTTGTAGGAGGTATTATTACACTAACATCAGCTTTAACAATAGCTGAAATTTCTTCCGCCATTCCTGAAACCGGAGGAATATATACTTATTTAAAAGTATTATATGGGGATGTTTGGGCATTTCTCTTAGGCTGGGTACAAACTATAATAGCCTACCCAGCCTCAGCCGCAGCACTCGCCATAGCCTTCTCAACATTTACAACGTTTTTTGTTCCTTTAACTGATATACAGCAAAAACTACTAGCAATATTTATTTTAATATTCGTTGTAATTATGAATGTTATTGCCACTAAATTTGGTGGGATGATACAGCTTATTTCAACTATAGGCAAACTTATTCCTCTTGTTGTTATTATTGTATTTGGACTAATAAAAGGAACAGCCAATGACTTTAGCTTTATAGGTACTACTACAGCTCCTAGTCTAGGTTTTGGTGCAGCTTTACTTGGTACATTATGGGCATACGACGGATGGGCTGGTGTAACAACTATAGCTGGTGAGCTGAAAAATCCAAGCAAGGAACTTCCTAGAGCAATTATTTTAGGAGTATCTTCCGTAATAGGAATTTATGTAATATTTAATTTAGCCCTTTTGAAAGTTTTGCCTATGGATGAAATTATCCAATCTTCAAAACCAGCCTCCGATGCCGCTACTATACTTTTTGGACAAGGTGGTGCTACATTCGTAACTATAGGAATATTAGTTTCTGTATTTGGAGCATTAAATGGATATATATTAACCGGTGCAAGGGTTCCTTTGGCTATGGGAGAAAGAGGACAATTACCTTTTTCTAATTTTTTAAAACAAATCCATCCTAAATTAAATACACCAGCTAATTCATTAATTACTATATCATTTTTAGCTGTATTATATATATTATCTGGTTCATTTAACACACTAACGGATTTAACTATTTTTATATTATGGATATTCTTTGTAATGACTGTATGCGGTATATTTATATTAAGAAGAAGAAAAAATATTCCAAATGCAGGCTATAAGGTTCCTCTTTTTCCTATAGTTCCTTTAATAGGTATTTTGGGAGGATCTTATATATTATATAGCACATTAATAAGTTCACCAGTAAATTCTCTTATAGGAATTGGTATTGCGCTATTAGGCTTACCTTTCTATTTCTATTTAAAGACCAAAAAATAA